From Hermetia illucens chromosome 6, iHerIll2.2.curated.20191125, whole genome shotgun sequence, one genomic window encodes:
- the LOC119659835 gene encoding uncharacterized protein LOC119659835, whose translation MNKVILAASVLIIWVGTDVNCRTYGDHIGSKLQTPEHTKGGNWQATYRKLKKEIEKFSSKYTAKANAVAALPEPQRQEAIIKFEQEFYPAFNRMQKKVDRFGQDPRNTLNARKNSFSDAFCKLRDRLVKIPKTISSILHACNIETTPAITTTENTSATPTSTTTDKTESTEESTTKESTTEESTTEESTTKESTTKETEPTSSERQDSGLIEYLKFRHVK comes from the exons ATGAACAAAGTAATCTTAGCTGCATCCGTTTTGATAATTTGGGTTGGAACCGATG ttaatTGCAGGACATATGGTGACCACATCGGTAGTAAATTGCAAACCCCTGAACATACGAAGGGTGGAAATTGGCAAGCGACCTATCGTAAACTCAAGAAAGAGATCGAGAAGTTTTCTTCTAAATATACGGCAAAAGCTAATGCGGTTGCTGCGTTACCAGAGCCCCAAAGACAGGAAGCGATTATAAAATTTGAACAA GAGTTCTATCCCGCTTTCAACCGGAtgcagaagaaagtagatcgCTTTGGCCAGGATCCGAGGAACACTCTTAATGCTcgaaaaaattcattttcagaTGCATTTTGTAAACTGCGGGATCGTCTAGTGAAAATTCCCAAGACAATCTCATCCATATTACACGCATGTAACATAGAAACGACCCCTGCAATTACTACGACGGAGAATACGTCAGCCACGCCTACTAGTACCACGACAGACAAGACGGAGTCGACTGAAGAAAGTACGACTAAAGAAAGTACAACTGAAGAAAGTACGACCGAAGAAAGTACGACTAAAGAAAGTACGACCAAAGAAACAGAACCCACCAGCTCTGAAAGGCAAGATTCAGGATTGATTGAGTATCTTAAATTTAGGCATGTGAAATAA
- the LOC119659836 gene encoding uncharacterized protein LOC119659836 isoform X2, translating into MTKVILAASFLIVWIGADVHCRAYNDNVSNEFQTRQQLKDGNWQVIYRKLKKELEKFSAKYTDRAKVIAVLPEPQRQEATMKFKQEFYLALKRMQEKLDRFGQDSKNTLGSRKGSFGDAFCKLHEFFEKIPRIIACILHACNTVPTPASTTEEDTTTEEMDSPEETRIKGREPPSPEGQH; encoded by the exons ATGACCAAAGTTATCTTAGCTGCATCTTTTTTAATAGTTTGGATTGGGGCTGATG TTCATTGCAGGGCATACAATGACAATGTTAGCAACGAATTTCAAACTCGTCAACAGCTGAAGGATGGGAATTGGCAAGTGATCTATCGCAAACTCAAGAAAGAGCTCGAGAAATTTTCTGCAAAATATACGGACAGAGCTAAGGTGATCGCCGTGTTACCAGAACCTCAACGGCAGGAAGCAACGATGAAGTTTAAGCAA GAGTTCTACCTTGCTCTTAAACGGATGCAGGAAAAACTGGATCGCTTTGGCCAAGATTCGAAGAACACTCTAGGCTCCCGAAAAGGTTCATTTGGTGATGCATTCTGtaagcttcatgaatttttcgaaaaaatcccCAGGATAATCGCGTGCATACTACACGCATGTAACACAGTGCCGACTCCAGCCAGTACTACGGAAGAGGATACCACGACAGAAGAAATGGATTCGCCTGAAGAAACAAGGATAAAAGGAAGAGAACCACCCAGTCCTGAAGGGCAGCATTGA
- the LOC119659836 gene encoding uncharacterized protein LOC119659836 isoform X1 — protein MTKVILAASFLIVWIGADVHCRAYNDNVSNEFQTRQQLKDGNWQVIYRKLKKELEKFSAKYTDRAKVIAVLPEPQRQEATMKFKQKEFYLALKRMQEKLDRFGQDSKNTLGSRKGSFGDAFCKLHEFFEKIPRIIACILHACNTVPTPASTTEEDTTTEEMDSPEETRIKGREPPSPEGQH, from the exons ATGACCAAAGTTATCTTAGCTGCATCTTTTTTAATAGTTTGGATTGGGGCTGATG TTCATTGCAGGGCATACAATGACAATGTTAGCAACGAATTTCAAACTCGTCAACAGCTGAAGGATGGGAATTGGCAAGTGATCTATCGCAAACTCAAGAAAGAGCTCGAGAAATTTTCTGCAAAATATACGGACAGAGCTAAGGTGATCGCCGTGTTACCAGAACCTCAACGGCAGGAAGCAACGATGAAGTTTAAGCAA AAGGAGTTCTACCTTGCTCTTAAACGGATGCAGGAAAAACTGGATCGCTTTGGCCAAGATTCGAAGAACACTCTAGGCTCCCGAAAAGGTTCATTTGGTGATGCATTCTGtaagcttcatgaatttttcgaaaaaatcccCAGGATAATCGCGTGCATACTACACGCATGTAACACAGTGCCGACTCCAGCCAGTACTACGGAAGAGGATACCACGACAGAAGAAATGGATTCGCCTGAAGAAACAAGGATAAAAGGAAGAGAACCACCCAGTCCTGAAGGGCAGCATTGA